In the Pontibacillus sp. HMF3514 genome, CCTTACGTCCATCGCTTAAAACGACAGTTAATCCATTTGGATATGCTGCCACACTTTTTCTAAAGGCTTGTATCATTTTTTGATCAAATAGTGTCCCAGCACCTGCATATAGAATTTCTAAACCTTCGTGCGGTAGCATTGCATTTCGATAGACACGATTACTTGTCACTGCATCAAAAACATCAGCAATACCTAGTATTTTAGCGTACAAATGAATATCTTTTTCCGTTAATCCTCTAGGATATCCTGATCCATCTAACCGCTCATGATGTTGATAGGCACAATGTGCTGCGGTTAAGGGCACCGTTGGCATTTTCCGAAGCATATTAAAACCTGCTTCTGAATGCTCTTGAATTTGTTTGAATTCCTCGTCTGTTAGCTTCCCCGGCTTCAACAAAACGTCACGAGGTACAAGAACCTTTCCAACATCATGAAGCATAGCTCCATAACCCAGTTCTTCTAGTTTTTTAGATGGAAGTCCTAGCTCTGTTCCAAGTGCCAAAGCATAGATGGTGACATTTAAGGAATGTGTAAAGATGTAATCATCATATGTAAACACATCTGATAAAAGAGAGATCACCTCATTATGATCTTGCACTTCAGATAAAATATGGCGAACGATATCCACCATTTTTTCTCCAGTCTTATCAAAAATAAATGAATTAGCAACATCATCTGACCCACTCATAGTATCAAATGTATCCTTAATTGTATTAACGGCTTCTACACGAACTCGGTCGG is a window encoding:
- a CDS encoding HD-GYP domain-containing protein yields the protein MRLVSTFSLAEGDELSKPIYNDKGQILIHEGVALTKRMINRLTDIGVTYVYIEDEATNDIESKSPISDRVRVEAVNTIKDTFDTMSGSDDVANSFIFDKTGEKMVDIVRHILSEVQDHNEVISLLSDVFTYDDYIFTHSLNVTIYALALGTELGLPSKKLEELGYGAMLHDVGKVLVPRDVLLKPGKLTDEEFKQIQEHSEAGFNMLRKMPTVPLTAAHCAYQHHERLDGSGYPRGLTEKDIHLYAKILGIADVFDAVTSNRVYRNAMLPHEGLEILYAGAGTLFDQKMIQAFRKSVAAYPNGLTVVLSDGRKGIVSRQNKHVSDRPVVRILEENGQELAEYYEIDMSKELNVIVTECDTTLFSKNA